From Clarias gariepinus isolate MV-2021 ecotype Netherlands chromosome 2, CGAR_prim_01v2, whole genome shotgun sequence, one genomic window encodes:
- the LOC128543195 gene encoding histone H2B-like has product MPEPAKTAPKKGSKKAVTKTAGKGGKKRRKSRKESYAIYVYKVLKQVHPDTGISSKAMGIMNSFVNDIFERIAGESSRLAHYNKRSTITSREIQTAVRLLLPGELAKHAVSEGTKAVTKYTSSK; this is encoded by the coding sequence ATGCCTGAGCCAGCCAAGACCGCCCCCAAGAAGGGCTCGAAGAAAGCCGTGACTAAGACCGCCGGCAAAGGAGGCAAGAAGCGCAGAAAGTCCAGAAAGGAGAGCTACGCTATATACGTGTACAAAGTGCTGAAGCAGGTTCACCCCGACACCGGCATTTCGTCCAAGGCGATGGGAATCATGAATTCGTTCGTTAACGACATCTTCGAGCGCATTGCCGGTGAGTCCTCTCGTCTGGCTCACTACAACAAACGCTCCACCATCACTTCCCGGGAGATCCAGACCGCCGTGCGCCTGTTGCTGCCCGGTGAGTTGGCCAAGCACGCCGTGTCCGAGGGCACCAAGGCCGTGACTAAATACACCAGCTCCAAGTAA
- the LOC128543270 gene encoding histone H4 has protein sequence MSGRGKGGKGLGKGGAKRHRKVLRDNIQGITKPAIRRLARRGGVKRISGLIYEETRGVLKVFLENVIRDAVTYTEHAKRKTVTAMDVVYALKRQGRTLYGFGG, from the coding sequence ATGTCAGGAAGAGGCAAAGGCGGGAAAGGACTCGGGAAGGGAGGCGCTAAGCGTCACCGTAAGGTTCTCCGCGATAACATCCAGGGAATCACCAAACCCGCTATTCGCCGTCTGGCGCGCCGTGGCGGAGTAAAACGTATTTCCGGCCTGATCTACGAGGAGACTCGCGGTGTGCTCAAGGTGTTTCTGGAGAACGTCATCCGCGACGCCGTCACCTACACCGAGCATGCTAAGAGAAAGACCGTCACCGCCATGGATGTGGTGTACGCTCTGAAACGCCAGGGACGCACCCTGTACGGCTTCGGCGGTTAA